A genomic window from Salvia hispanica cultivar TCC Black 2014 chromosome 5, UniMelb_Shisp_WGS_1.0, whole genome shotgun sequence includes:
- the LOC125189221 gene encoding methionine S-methyltransferase-like isoform X2 has protein sequence MGVVMEDFLKQCQHSGDAAYTAIRSLLERLEDPTTRTDARIFLSQLHKRFHSKEASESCLQTYHFQIQDIYLEQHEGFQKRRKLTMMVIPSIFMPEDWSFTFYEGINRHPDSIFKDRTVAELGCGNGWISIAIADKCSPLKVYGLDINPRAVKISWINLYMNALDENGNPIYDEENKTLLDRVEFHESDLLSYCRDNNIELERIVGCIPQILNPNPDAMSKMVTENASEEFLHSLSNYCALQGFVEDQFGLGLIARAVEEGISVIKPLGIMIFNMGGRPGQAVCRRLFERRGLRVDQLWQTKVLQAADTDISALVEIEKNSPHRFEFFMGLAGDQPICARTAWAYAKAGGRISHALSVYSCQLRQPNQVKEIFEFLKNGFHDISSSLDLSFQDDSVADEKIPFLAYLASVLKKNSFLPYEQPAGSRRFRNLISGFMRTYHHIPLTADNVVVFPSRTVAIESSLRLLSPRLAIVDEQLSRNLPKQWLTSLNVGTESGKHSVGGVAVIEAPRQSDSMVELIRKLKPEVVVTGMTQFESVTSSAFERLTDITREIGCRLFVDISDHFELSSLPSSNGVLKYLAGNVLPSHVAIVCGLLKNQVYSDLEVAFVISEEEAMFKALCKTVELLHGNSSVISQYYYGCLFHELLAFQLADRHSLPERSVEKTRAFEVNGFSSSAISRLDHAELAVNESDEFPVVHMDVNQIFLPITTPVKASIFESFARQNISDSETDITSGIREMISTSYGFPSDSNSEFIYADSTVALFNKLVLCCIQEGGTLCFPTGSNGNYLSAAKFLNAKIANIPTNPEVGYKLTEKTLAGAVENINKPWVYISGPTISPTGLLYSNEEINKLLLVCAKFGATVILDTSFSGVEFNSKGFEGWNLTGTLEKLSSAHPNFCTALLGGLFSKMLTGGIKFGYLLINQPSLIETFHSFAGLSKPHRTIKYTVKKLLDLKDQRTGDLLNSTYELTEFLAGRYKQLKERLEACGWEVLEAQAGVSIIAKPSTLLGKTFKINKGDSTCEFKLDDSNVREAMLRATGLCINSASWTGIPGFCCLTMALDDSDFERSLECISNFKSLVC, from the exons ATGGGAGTTGTGATGGAAGATTTCCTGAAGCAGTGCCAACACTCAGGTGACGCAGCCTACACTGCCATCCGATCACTACTGGAGCGCCTCGAGGATCCGACTACTCGAACCGATGCCCGGATTTTCCTCTCTCAGCTCCACAAACGATTCCACTCCAAGGAAGCCTCCGAGTCCTGTCTGCAGACCTACCATTTTCAAATTCAGGACATATATCTTGAACAACATGAAG GTTTCCAGAAGAGGAGGAAACTCACCATGATGGTAATACCCAGTATCTTTATGCCAGAGGATTGGTCATTCACCTTTTATGAGGGGATCAACAGGCATCCggattctatttttaaggacaGGACAGTAGCAGAGCTTGGCTGTGGGAATGGATGGATATCCATAGCAATAGCTGACAAGTGTTCACCATTAAAG GTCTACGGGCTTGATATTAATCCAAGAGCAGTTAAGATTTCCTGGATAAATCTGTATATGAATGCTTTGGATGAAAATGGCAACCCAATTTATGACGAGGAGAATAAAACTCTTCTTGACAGAGTTGAATTTCATGAATCTGATTTGCTGTCTTACTGCAgagataataatattgaacTTGAGCGAATTGTGGGGTGCATACCACAG ATACTTAATCCTAATCCAGATGCAATGTCCAAAATGGTTACTGAAAATGCCAGTGAAGAATTCTTACATTCGCTGAGCAACTATTGTGCTCTCCAG GGATTTGTTGAAGACCAGTTTGGCTTAGGATTAATTGCTCGTGCAGTTGAAGAAGGTATATCTGTTATAAAACCTCTCGggattatgatttttaatatggGAGGCCGCCCAGGACAAGCTGTTTGCAGACGTTTGTTTGAGCGTCGTGGTTTGCGTGTTGACCAGCTATGGCAGACTAAAGTTCTTCAG GCTGCTGATACAGACATTTCAGCTTTGgttgaaattgaaaagaataGCCCACACCGTTTTGAGTTCTTCATGGGTCTAGCTGGAGACCAACCAATTTGTGCCCGGACAGCATGGGCCTATGCTAAGGCTGGCGGTCGTATTTCTCATGCTCTATCAGTATACAGTTGTCAGCTCCGTCAACCTAATCAG GTGAAAGAGATTTTTGAGTTTCTCAAAAATGGGTTCCATGACATCAGCAGCAGTTTAGATTTGTCATTTCAAGATGACTCTGTTGCTGATGAGAAAATTCCATTCCTAGCTTATCTTGCTAGTGTTCTGAAAAAGAATTCTTTTCTTCCATATGAACAACCAGCTGGAAGTAGACGATTCCGTAATCTTATCTCTGGTTTTATGAGAACATAccatcatattccactaacagCAGAT AATGTTGTTGTATTTCCTTCGAGGACAGTGGCGATAGAAAGTTCTTTACGTCTGTTGTCTCCTCGCCTTGCCATTGTTGATGAGCAATTGTCTCGGAATCTACCAAAACAATGGTTGACATCGCTAAATGTTGGG ACAGAAAGTGGGAAACATTCAGTGGGAGGTGTTGCAGTCATTGAAGCACCACGGCAGTCAGATTCAATGGTGGAGCTGATCAGAAAATTGAAGCCAGAGGTGGTAGTCACTGGGATGACTCAATTTGAGTCGGTCACCAGTTCAGCATTTGAGCGTCTTACAGATATCACGCGAGAAATTGGTTGTCGGTTGTTCGTAGATATATCAGACCACTTTGAGCTATCGAGCCTTCCAAGTTCCAACGGTGTCCTTAAATATCTTGCTGGGAATGTTCTTCCTTCACATGTAGCTATTGTATGTGGCTTGCTGAAAAATCAG GTTTATTCGGATTTGGAAGTGGCCTTTGTCATATCAGAAGAGGAGGCAATGTTTAAAGCATTATGCAAAACTGTTGAACTCTTACACGGGAACTCTTCAGTTATTAGCCAGTACTATTATGGCTGTCTTTTTCATGAGCTTCTAGCTTTCCAGCTTGCTGATCGGCACTCACTTCCTGAG AGAAGTGTTGAGAAGACAAGAGCTTTTGAGGTCAATGGCTTCTCTAGTTCTGCTATCTCCAGACTTGATCATGCTGAGTTGGCAGTGAATGAATCTGATGAATTTCCTGTAGTACATATGGATGTCAACCAAATATTTTTGCCTATAACAACACCAGTCAAGGCTTCCATATTCGAGAGTTTTGCTAGACAGAATATTTCAGATTCTGAAACGGATATTACAAGTGGAATTAGAGAAATGATCAGCACCAGTTATGGCTTTCCATCAGACAGCAACTCTGAGTTCATCTATGCAGACAGTACCGTGGCACTTTTCAATAAGTTGGTACTTTGCTGCATCCAGGAGGGTGGGACATTGTGCTTTCCTACTGGCTCAAATGGAAACTATTTATCTGCTGCGAAATTTTTGAATGCAAAAATTGCAAACATTCCAACCAATCCAGAAGTAGGATACAAGCTGACTGAAAAAACACTTGCTGGCGCAGTCGAGAATATTAATAAACCTTGGGTTTACATCTCTGGTCCTACTATCAGTCCCACTGGCTTGCTTTACAGTAATGAAGAgatcaataaattattattagtatgtGCTAAGTTTGGAGCAACGGTTATTCTAGATACTTCATTCTCAGGCGTTGAGTTTAACTCCAAGGGATTCGAGGGTTGGAATTTGACGGGTACCCTGGAGAAACTTTCATCTGCTCACCCAAACTTTTGCACGGCTCTTCTTGGGGGCCTATTCTCTAAGATGCTGACTGGCGGGATAAAATTTGGGTATCTGCTCATCAATCAGCCCTCTCTGATCGAAACATTCCACAGCTTTGCAGGATTAAGCAAACCTCATAGAACTATCAAATACACTGTTAAAAAGTTATTGGATCTTAAAGATCAGAGAACAGGGGATCTACTGAATTCCACTTATGAGCTCACAGAATTCTTGGCAGGCAGATATAAACAATTGAAAGAG AGGTTGGAAGCCTGTGGCTGGGAGGTTCTTGAAGCCCAAGCGGGTGTATCCATCATCGCAAAGCCATCAACTCTCCTTGGCAAGACCTTCAAGATAAACAAAGGTGATAGCACTTGTGAGTTTAAGCTTGATGACTCAAATGTCCGAGAAGCCATGCTTAGGGCTACTGGTCTGTGCATCAATAGTGCTTCCTGGACTGGAATTCCTGGTTTTTGCTGTTTGACTATGGCCTTGGACGACAGTGATTTCGAGCGTTCACTAGAATGCATTTCTAACTTTAAAAGCTTGGTATGTTAA
- the LOC125189221 gene encoding methionine S-methyltransferase-like isoform X3, translated as MGVVMEDFLKQCQHSGDAAYTAIRSLLERLEDPTTRTDARIFLSQLHKRFHSKEASESCLQTYHFQIQDIYLEQHEGFQKRRKLTMMVIPSIFMPEDWSFTFYEGINRHPDSIFKDRTVAELGCGNGWISIAIADKCSPLKVYGLDINPRAVKISWINLYMNALDENGNPIYDEENKTLLDRVEFHESDLLSYCRDNNIELERIVGCIPQILNPNPDAMSKMVTENASEEFLHSLSNYCALQGFVEDQFGLGLIARAVEEGQAVCRRLFERRGLRVDQLWQTKVLQAADTDISALVEIEKNSPHRFEFFMGLAGDQPICARTAWAYAKAGGRISHALSVYSCQLRQPNQVKEIFEFLKNGFHDISSSLDLSFQDDSVADEKIPFLAYLASVLKKNSFLPYEQPAGSRRFRNLISGFMRTYHHIPLTADNVVVFPSRTVAIESSLRLLSPRLAIVDEQLSRNLPKQWLTSLNVGKTESGKHSVGGVAVIEAPRQSDSMVELIRKLKPEVVVTGMTQFESVTSSAFERLTDITREIGCRLFVDISDHFELSSLPSSNGVLKYLAGNVLPSHVAIVCGLLKNQVYSDLEVAFVISEEEAMFKALCKTVELLHGNSSVISQYYYGCLFHELLAFQLADRHSLPERSVEKTRAFEVNGFSSSAISRLDHAELAVNESDEFPVVHMDVNQIFLPITTPVKASIFESFARQNISDSETDITSGIREMISTSYGFPSDSNSEFIYADSTVALFNKLVLCCIQEGGTLCFPTGSNGNYLSAAKFLNAKIANIPTNPEVGYKLTEKTLAGAVENINKPWVYISGPTISPTGLLYSNEEINKLLLVCAKFGATVILDTSFSGVEFNSKGFEGWNLTGTLEKLSSAHPNFCTALLGGLFSKMLTGGIKFGYLLINQPSLIETFHSFAGLSKPHRTIKYTVKKLLDLKDQRTGDLLNSTYELTEFLAGRYKQLKERLEACGWEVLEAQAGVSIIAKPSTLLGKTFKINKGDSTCEFKLDDSNVREAMLRATGLCINSASWTGIPGFCCLTMALDDSDFERSLECISNFKSLVC; from the exons ATGGGAGTTGTGATGGAAGATTTCCTGAAGCAGTGCCAACACTCAGGTGACGCAGCCTACACTGCCATCCGATCACTACTGGAGCGCCTCGAGGATCCGACTACTCGAACCGATGCCCGGATTTTCCTCTCTCAGCTCCACAAACGATTCCACTCCAAGGAAGCCTCCGAGTCCTGTCTGCAGACCTACCATTTTCAAATTCAGGACATATATCTTGAACAACATGAAG GTTTCCAGAAGAGGAGGAAACTCACCATGATGGTAATACCCAGTATCTTTATGCCAGAGGATTGGTCATTCACCTTTTATGAGGGGATCAACAGGCATCCggattctatttttaaggacaGGACAGTAGCAGAGCTTGGCTGTGGGAATGGATGGATATCCATAGCAATAGCTGACAAGTGTTCACCATTAAAG GTCTACGGGCTTGATATTAATCCAAGAGCAGTTAAGATTTCCTGGATAAATCTGTATATGAATGCTTTGGATGAAAATGGCAACCCAATTTATGACGAGGAGAATAAAACTCTTCTTGACAGAGTTGAATTTCATGAATCTGATTTGCTGTCTTACTGCAgagataataatattgaacTTGAGCGAATTGTGGGGTGCATACCACAG ATACTTAATCCTAATCCAGATGCAATGTCCAAAATGGTTACTGAAAATGCCAGTGAAGAATTCTTACATTCGCTGAGCAACTATTGTGCTCTCCAG GGATTTGTTGAAGACCAGTTTGGCTTAGGATTAATTGCTCGTGCAGTTGAAGAAG GACAAGCTGTTTGCAGACGTTTGTTTGAGCGTCGTGGTTTGCGTGTTGACCAGCTATGGCAGACTAAAGTTCTTCAG GCTGCTGATACAGACATTTCAGCTTTGgttgaaattgaaaagaataGCCCACACCGTTTTGAGTTCTTCATGGGTCTAGCTGGAGACCAACCAATTTGTGCCCGGACAGCATGGGCCTATGCTAAGGCTGGCGGTCGTATTTCTCATGCTCTATCAGTATACAGTTGTCAGCTCCGTCAACCTAATCAG GTGAAAGAGATTTTTGAGTTTCTCAAAAATGGGTTCCATGACATCAGCAGCAGTTTAGATTTGTCATTTCAAGATGACTCTGTTGCTGATGAGAAAATTCCATTCCTAGCTTATCTTGCTAGTGTTCTGAAAAAGAATTCTTTTCTTCCATATGAACAACCAGCTGGAAGTAGACGATTCCGTAATCTTATCTCTGGTTTTATGAGAACATAccatcatattccactaacagCAGAT AATGTTGTTGTATTTCCTTCGAGGACAGTGGCGATAGAAAGTTCTTTACGTCTGTTGTCTCCTCGCCTTGCCATTGTTGATGAGCAATTGTCTCGGAATCTACCAAAACAATGGTTGACATCGCTAAATGTTGGG AAGACAGAAAGTGGGAAACATTCAGTGGGAGGTGTTGCAGTCATTGAAGCACCACGGCAGTCAGATTCAATGGTGGAGCTGATCAGAAAATTGAAGCCAGAGGTGGTAGTCACTGGGATGACTCAATTTGAGTCGGTCACCAGTTCAGCATTTGAGCGTCTTACAGATATCACGCGAGAAATTGGTTGTCGGTTGTTCGTAGATATATCAGACCACTTTGAGCTATCGAGCCTTCCAAGTTCCAACGGTGTCCTTAAATATCTTGCTGGGAATGTTCTTCCTTCACATGTAGCTATTGTATGTGGCTTGCTGAAAAATCAG GTTTATTCGGATTTGGAAGTGGCCTTTGTCATATCAGAAGAGGAGGCAATGTTTAAAGCATTATGCAAAACTGTTGAACTCTTACACGGGAACTCTTCAGTTATTAGCCAGTACTATTATGGCTGTCTTTTTCATGAGCTTCTAGCTTTCCAGCTTGCTGATCGGCACTCACTTCCTGAG AGAAGTGTTGAGAAGACAAGAGCTTTTGAGGTCAATGGCTTCTCTAGTTCTGCTATCTCCAGACTTGATCATGCTGAGTTGGCAGTGAATGAATCTGATGAATTTCCTGTAGTACATATGGATGTCAACCAAATATTTTTGCCTATAACAACACCAGTCAAGGCTTCCATATTCGAGAGTTTTGCTAGACAGAATATTTCAGATTCTGAAACGGATATTACAAGTGGAATTAGAGAAATGATCAGCACCAGTTATGGCTTTCCATCAGACAGCAACTCTGAGTTCATCTATGCAGACAGTACCGTGGCACTTTTCAATAAGTTGGTACTTTGCTGCATCCAGGAGGGTGGGACATTGTGCTTTCCTACTGGCTCAAATGGAAACTATTTATCTGCTGCGAAATTTTTGAATGCAAAAATTGCAAACATTCCAACCAATCCAGAAGTAGGATACAAGCTGACTGAAAAAACACTTGCTGGCGCAGTCGAGAATATTAATAAACCTTGGGTTTACATCTCTGGTCCTACTATCAGTCCCACTGGCTTGCTTTACAGTAATGAAGAgatcaataaattattattagtatgtGCTAAGTTTGGAGCAACGGTTATTCTAGATACTTCATTCTCAGGCGTTGAGTTTAACTCCAAGGGATTCGAGGGTTGGAATTTGACGGGTACCCTGGAGAAACTTTCATCTGCTCACCCAAACTTTTGCACGGCTCTTCTTGGGGGCCTATTCTCTAAGATGCTGACTGGCGGGATAAAATTTGGGTATCTGCTCATCAATCAGCCCTCTCTGATCGAAACATTCCACAGCTTTGCAGGATTAAGCAAACCTCATAGAACTATCAAATACACTGTTAAAAAGTTATTGGATCTTAAAGATCAGAGAACAGGGGATCTACTGAATTCCACTTATGAGCTCACAGAATTCTTGGCAGGCAGATATAAACAATTGAAAGAG AGGTTGGAAGCCTGTGGCTGGGAGGTTCTTGAAGCCCAAGCGGGTGTATCCATCATCGCAAAGCCATCAACTCTCCTTGGCAAGACCTTCAAGATAAACAAAGGTGATAGCACTTGTGAGTTTAAGCTTGATGACTCAAATGTCCGAGAAGCCATGCTTAGGGCTACTGGTCTGTGCATCAATAGTGCTTCCTGGACTGGAATTCCTGGTTTTTGCTGTTTGACTATGGCCTTGGACGACAGTGATTTCGAGCGTTCACTAGAATGCATTTCTAACTTTAAAAGCTTGGTATGTTAA
- the LOC125189221 gene encoding methionine S-methyltransferase-like isoform X1, with amino-acid sequence MGVVMEDFLKQCQHSGDAAYTAIRSLLERLEDPTTRTDARIFLSQLHKRFHSKEASESCLQTYHFQIQDIYLEQHEGFQKRRKLTMMVIPSIFMPEDWSFTFYEGINRHPDSIFKDRTVAELGCGNGWISIAIADKCSPLKVYGLDINPRAVKISWINLYMNALDENGNPIYDEENKTLLDRVEFHESDLLSYCRDNNIELERIVGCIPQILNPNPDAMSKMVTENASEEFLHSLSNYCALQGFVEDQFGLGLIARAVEEGISVIKPLGIMIFNMGGRPGQAVCRRLFERRGLRVDQLWQTKVLQAADTDISALVEIEKNSPHRFEFFMGLAGDQPICARTAWAYAKAGGRISHALSVYSCQLRQPNQVKEIFEFLKNGFHDISSSLDLSFQDDSVADEKIPFLAYLASVLKKNSFLPYEQPAGSRRFRNLISGFMRTYHHIPLTADNVVVFPSRTVAIESSLRLLSPRLAIVDEQLSRNLPKQWLTSLNVGKTESGKHSVGGVAVIEAPRQSDSMVELIRKLKPEVVVTGMTQFESVTSSAFERLTDITREIGCRLFVDISDHFELSSLPSSNGVLKYLAGNVLPSHVAIVCGLLKNQVYSDLEVAFVISEEEAMFKALCKTVELLHGNSSVISQYYYGCLFHELLAFQLADRHSLPERSVEKTRAFEVNGFSSSAISRLDHAELAVNESDEFPVVHMDVNQIFLPITTPVKASIFESFARQNISDSETDITSGIREMISTSYGFPSDSNSEFIYADSTVALFNKLVLCCIQEGGTLCFPTGSNGNYLSAAKFLNAKIANIPTNPEVGYKLTEKTLAGAVENINKPWVYISGPTISPTGLLYSNEEINKLLLVCAKFGATVILDTSFSGVEFNSKGFEGWNLTGTLEKLSSAHPNFCTALLGGLFSKMLTGGIKFGYLLINQPSLIETFHSFAGLSKPHRTIKYTVKKLLDLKDQRTGDLLNSTYELTEFLAGRYKQLKERLEACGWEVLEAQAGVSIIAKPSTLLGKTFKINKGDSTCEFKLDDSNVREAMLRATGLCINSASWTGIPGFCCLTMALDDSDFERSLECISNFKSLVC; translated from the exons ATGGGAGTTGTGATGGAAGATTTCCTGAAGCAGTGCCAACACTCAGGTGACGCAGCCTACACTGCCATCCGATCACTACTGGAGCGCCTCGAGGATCCGACTACTCGAACCGATGCCCGGATTTTCCTCTCTCAGCTCCACAAACGATTCCACTCCAAGGAAGCCTCCGAGTCCTGTCTGCAGACCTACCATTTTCAAATTCAGGACATATATCTTGAACAACATGAAG GTTTCCAGAAGAGGAGGAAACTCACCATGATGGTAATACCCAGTATCTTTATGCCAGAGGATTGGTCATTCACCTTTTATGAGGGGATCAACAGGCATCCggattctatttttaaggacaGGACAGTAGCAGAGCTTGGCTGTGGGAATGGATGGATATCCATAGCAATAGCTGACAAGTGTTCACCATTAAAG GTCTACGGGCTTGATATTAATCCAAGAGCAGTTAAGATTTCCTGGATAAATCTGTATATGAATGCTTTGGATGAAAATGGCAACCCAATTTATGACGAGGAGAATAAAACTCTTCTTGACAGAGTTGAATTTCATGAATCTGATTTGCTGTCTTACTGCAgagataataatattgaacTTGAGCGAATTGTGGGGTGCATACCACAG ATACTTAATCCTAATCCAGATGCAATGTCCAAAATGGTTACTGAAAATGCCAGTGAAGAATTCTTACATTCGCTGAGCAACTATTGTGCTCTCCAG GGATTTGTTGAAGACCAGTTTGGCTTAGGATTAATTGCTCGTGCAGTTGAAGAAGGTATATCTGTTATAAAACCTCTCGggattatgatttttaatatggGAGGCCGCCCAGGACAAGCTGTTTGCAGACGTTTGTTTGAGCGTCGTGGTTTGCGTGTTGACCAGCTATGGCAGACTAAAGTTCTTCAG GCTGCTGATACAGACATTTCAGCTTTGgttgaaattgaaaagaataGCCCACACCGTTTTGAGTTCTTCATGGGTCTAGCTGGAGACCAACCAATTTGTGCCCGGACAGCATGGGCCTATGCTAAGGCTGGCGGTCGTATTTCTCATGCTCTATCAGTATACAGTTGTCAGCTCCGTCAACCTAATCAG GTGAAAGAGATTTTTGAGTTTCTCAAAAATGGGTTCCATGACATCAGCAGCAGTTTAGATTTGTCATTTCAAGATGACTCTGTTGCTGATGAGAAAATTCCATTCCTAGCTTATCTTGCTAGTGTTCTGAAAAAGAATTCTTTTCTTCCATATGAACAACCAGCTGGAAGTAGACGATTCCGTAATCTTATCTCTGGTTTTATGAGAACATAccatcatattccactaacagCAGAT AATGTTGTTGTATTTCCTTCGAGGACAGTGGCGATAGAAAGTTCTTTACGTCTGTTGTCTCCTCGCCTTGCCATTGTTGATGAGCAATTGTCTCGGAATCTACCAAAACAATGGTTGACATCGCTAAATGTTGGG AAGACAGAAAGTGGGAAACATTCAGTGGGAGGTGTTGCAGTCATTGAAGCACCACGGCAGTCAGATTCAATGGTGGAGCTGATCAGAAAATTGAAGCCAGAGGTGGTAGTCACTGGGATGACTCAATTTGAGTCGGTCACCAGTTCAGCATTTGAGCGTCTTACAGATATCACGCGAGAAATTGGTTGTCGGTTGTTCGTAGATATATCAGACCACTTTGAGCTATCGAGCCTTCCAAGTTCCAACGGTGTCCTTAAATATCTTGCTGGGAATGTTCTTCCTTCACATGTAGCTATTGTATGTGGCTTGCTGAAAAATCAG GTTTATTCGGATTTGGAAGTGGCCTTTGTCATATCAGAAGAGGAGGCAATGTTTAAAGCATTATGCAAAACTGTTGAACTCTTACACGGGAACTCTTCAGTTATTAGCCAGTACTATTATGGCTGTCTTTTTCATGAGCTTCTAGCTTTCCAGCTTGCTGATCGGCACTCACTTCCTGAG AGAAGTGTTGAGAAGACAAGAGCTTTTGAGGTCAATGGCTTCTCTAGTTCTGCTATCTCCAGACTTGATCATGCTGAGTTGGCAGTGAATGAATCTGATGAATTTCCTGTAGTACATATGGATGTCAACCAAATATTTTTGCCTATAACAACACCAGTCAAGGCTTCCATATTCGAGAGTTTTGCTAGACAGAATATTTCAGATTCTGAAACGGATATTACAAGTGGAATTAGAGAAATGATCAGCACCAGTTATGGCTTTCCATCAGACAGCAACTCTGAGTTCATCTATGCAGACAGTACCGTGGCACTTTTCAATAAGTTGGTACTTTGCTGCATCCAGGAGGGTGGGACATTGTGCTTTCCTACTGGCTCAAATGGAAACTATTTATCTGCTGCGAAATTTTTGAATGCAAAAATTGCAAACATTCCAACCAATCCAGAAGTAGGATACAAGCTGACTGAAAAAACACTTGCTGGCGCAGTCGAGAATATTAATAAACCTTGGGTTTACATCTCTGGTCCTACTATCAGTCCCACTGGCTTGCTTTACAGTAATGAAGAgatcaataaattattattagtatgtGCTAAGTTTGGAGCAACGGTTATTCTAGATACTTCATTCTCAGGCGTTGAGTTTAACTCCAAGGGATTCGAGGGTTGGAATTTGACGGGTACCCTGGAGAAACTTTCATCTGCTCACCCAAACTTTTGCACGGCTCTTCTTGGGGGCCTATTCTCTAAGATGCTGACTGGCGGGATAAAATTTGGGTATCTGCTCATCAATCAGCCCTCTCTGATCGAAACATTCCACAGCTTTGCAGGATTAAGCAAACCTCATAGAACTATCAAATACACTGTTAAAAAGTTATTGGATCTTAAAGATCAGAGAACAGGGGATCTACTGAATTCCACTTATGAGCTCACAGAATTCTTGGCAGGCAGATATAAACAATTGAAAGAG AGGTTGGAAGCCTGTGGCTGGGAGGTTCTTGAAGCCCAAGCGGGTGTATCCATCATCGCAAAGCCATCAACTCTCCTTGGCAAGACCTTCAAGATAAACAAAGGTGATAGCACTTGTGAGTTTAAGCTTGATGACTCAAATGTCCGAGAAGCCATGCTTAGGGCTACTGGTCTGTGCATCAATAGTGCTTCCTGGACTGGAATTCCTGGTTTTTGCTGTTTGACTATGGCCTTGGACGACAGTGATTTCGAGCGTTCACTAGAATGCATTTCTAACTTTAAAAGCTTGGTATGTTAA